The genomic region GCTTCCGAGAAGGCAGCGGTTGGGAAGGATGGGCCCTTCCACCGCCTCCACCACCTCCCGCAGAGTTATCGCAGAGGCGGGACGCCCCAGGACGAAGCCGCCGCCGGTGCCGCGCGAGGAGCTGACCAGGCCGAGCTTGGCGAAGCTCTGGAAGATCTTGGCCAGGAAGGTCTGCGGGACCTCGGCTGCCGCTGCGATCTCGCTGATCAGCGAGACGCGCCCCGGCGGCTGCTGGGCCAGGTAGATGATGCCGCGTATGGCGTATTCACCCTTTCGGGTCAGTTCCATCATAATAACACCTTTAGGACCAAATTTATCCCTTTTATAACGGAGCATCCGGACCGTGTCAAGCGTAAAACTCCTGGGAAAAATTTTCAGCGGCGGCTGGCGCTACGAAAAGGTCTGGCAAGTCAAGGGGGCGGCTTGTGGACAGCGGAAAAGGGGGCCGTTTGCGCGGCCCCCTTTCATGGGCATGTGTACATGGTTGGTATCAGCCGAGGAGGCTGTTGAAGTTTCTCGCTCTGTTGGCCAGAATGGTCGGGTCGAGGACCTCCCCGCAACAGGTGCATTTCCAGGCATCGAAAGATCTAACGAAGTCGTAATATTTTTCGGCAAACATTCTACCTTTGCATTTAGGACATTTCATAAACCTTACCTCCCAACAAAAAGTTGATTAAAAGACTTCATGTGGGGAGCTATATTTCACCTTGCATGCCAAGATAATGGTTATGAAAATATTGTAATCGTATGCAGTCGCCGTCCTTGAGGAACCATCGATAAAAAGCGGATTTATGGACCATTAGAAATATCTTCTGATAGCTTCAAGCTTTGCGGGCCCGATCCCCGGCACCCGCGACACCCCCTCCAGAGAGCCGAAAGCGCCATTTTCGTGACGCTCCGTCACGATTCTTTCCGAGAGCACCGGCCCGATCCCCGGCAGCAGCGCCCATTCCTTCGCGGACATCCGGTCCGGATCCAAGGGCACCCCCAGCAGCATCCGTTCCCTCACTCCCATTTTAGTGATTGAAATCACAGCTTTTTCCCTTTCGGGAAGGCCAAGGGTGAGAACATCTCCGTTTTGCAGCACCATGGACGAGCTGGCAGGAAGCACTCCTAGAGCCTCCGGATCCGCGACCGTCATTTTAATGGCGGTCGCAATCGAGGTACCGTCGGGAAACCGATAGACGCCGGCCTGGGGGAAATCGCCTGAAAGCCGCACCGCGACCGTCCCTCCCCGATCACGCAAAAAGGCCGCTTCCTCACCCTTCGGGGCGGGAAAGCGGCCTTTTGCGTAGAGAGTCAGGGAGAGGAGCAGTGCGATACACCAGATGGCGAGTCGGCTGCTCGTGGGCATCACGGTTTCGGCGCCGCCGCCTCCTCATCCTTGTGGAGCTTGAACTCGATGGCGTCGACGAGAGCCTGGTAGGAGGCCTCGATGACGTTGGAGGAGACCCCGACGGTTCCCCAGCGACCTTCCTTGTCGCCGGACTCGATCAGGACCCGGATGGAGGATGCCGTCCCCTGCCCCGCCGGGAGCACCCTGACCTTGTAGTCGTGCAGCTTCACGTCGCGAAGCTTGGGATAGAACTTCTCCAGCGCCTTCCTGAGCGCGTTGTCGAGCGCGTTGACCGGCCCTGCCCCTTCCGCCGCGGTGTGCTCGATCTTCCCCCCCACCTTGACCTTGATGGTGGCCTCGGAGATCGGCTGGTCGTCCTCGTGGCGCTTCTCGTCGATGACCCTGAAACCGATCACGGAGAAGAACTTGCGGTGGGTGCCGAGCGCGCGCTTCATCAGGAGCTCGAAGGAAGCCTCCGCCCCCTCGAACTGGTAGCCGCGGTTCTCCATCGCCTTGATGTCTTCCAGGATCTCCAGGGTCACCGGGTCCTTGCTGTCCAGGTTGATGTTGAACTCGGTCGCCTTGGCGAGGATGTTGGCGCGCCCGGAGAGGTCGGAGACGAGCACCCGGGTGGTGTTCCCCACCAGCTCCGGTCTCATGTGCTCGTAGGTCTCTGGATGGCGCTGGATGGCGGAGACGTGCACCCCCCCCTTGTGGGCGAAGGCGGAGTTGCCGACGTAGGCCTGGTGCTTGTTGGGGGCGAGGTTGGCGAGCTCGTAGACGTAGCGGGAGAGGTCGCGCAACTGGCGCATCTGCTGGTCGCTCACGCACTCCATCTTCATCTTCACCTTGA from Citrifermentans bremense harbors:
- the cimA gene encoding citramalate synthase, whose product is MSLVKLYDTTLRDGTQAEDISFLVEDKIRIAHKLDETGIAYIEGGWPGSNPKDVAFFKDIKKEKLSQAKIAAFGSTRRAKITPDKDQNIRTLVQSEADAVTIFGKSWDFQVHEALRIPLEENLELIYDSLEYLKARMPEVFYDAEHFFDGYKANPEYAIKTLKAAEQAGADCIILCDTNGGTMPFEIASIVAEVKKAVSTQLGIHTHNDSECAVANSIVAVQSGIVQVQGTINGFGERCGNANLCSIIPALKVKMKMECVSDQQMRQLRDLSRYVYELANLAPNKHQAYVGNSAFAHKGGVHVSAIQRHPETYEHMRPELVGNTTRVLVSDLSGRANILAKATEFNINLDSKDPVTLEILEDIKAMENRGYQFEGAEASFELLMKRALGTHRKFFSVIGFRVIDEKRHEDDQPISEATIKVKVGGKIEHTAAEGAGPVNALDNALRKALEKFYPKLRDVKLHDYKVRVLPAGQGTASSIRVLIESGDKEGRWGTVGVSSNVIEASYQALVDAIEFKLHKDEEAAAPKP
- a CDS encoding ComEA family DNA-binding protein, encoding MPTSSRLAIWCIALLLSLTLYAKGRFPAPKGEEAAFLRDRGGTVAVRLSGDFPQAGVYRFPDGTSIATAIKMTVADPEALGVLPASSSMVLQNGDVLTLGLPEREKAVISITKMGVRERMLLGVPLDPDRMSAKEWALLPGIGPVLSERIVTERHENGAFGSLEGVSRVPGIGPAKLEAIRRYF
- a CDS encoding RrF2 family transcriptional regulator codes for the protein MMELTRKGEYAIRGIIYLAQQPPGRVSLISEIAAAAEVPQTFLAKIFQSFAKLGLVSSSRGTGGGFVLGRPASAITLREVVEAVEGPILPNRCLLGSACDRGGPCRVHAVWKQVQTEVVHILDGVTIDSLARGPQQ